From the Dendrosporobacter quercicolus genome, the window AGCGGTTGCAAGTAAATCAACGCTGAAAAAACAGAAAAGAGGCTAACCATTTGATGGTTAACCTCCAGTTTACTGGTCGATTAGGCCCAATGCCTTATCCAATTTTATCCTTCATTCAATCATCTGTCAGGAGATTAGGCAACAGCTCGGCCTTCAGTTATACTGATCAGCTAATCTCCCCGAAACAGGATCAATTTACATTATAACGATGATAAGCTTTTTTCCTGACTTTGTCAAGTGATAAAACGATTTTTTGTTGAATCGCTGTTGCGCAACCGCGGGTTAACAGCCGTGCGCTTTCCGGTATTCGATTATATCATCAATGGTAACTACCGGCATATTATTTTTCTCAGCAAAATTTACGATTTGCGGCAACCGGGCCATTGTCCCGTCAGGGTTGGTCAATTCGCACAATACGCCATAAGGCTTCAATCCGGCCAGGCGCATTAGATCAACATTCGCTTCCGTATGTCCCTGACGCTCAAAAACGCCGCCGCGCTTGGCTTGTAACGGAAAGACATGTCCAGGCCGGCGCAAATCGGCGGGCTGAGCGCCATCTGCAACCGCAGCTTTAACTGTGGCCACCCGGTCGGCAGCCGATACACCGGTAGTAACGCCGGAAGACGCCTCGATCGATACGGTAAAAGGCGTTTGAAAACTGCTGGTATTGTCCCCCACCATGGGCGGCAGTTCGAGCACCTGAACTTTATCCTCCGGCAGACACAGGCATACAATACCGCTGCATTCGCGGATTAAAAGGGCCATTTGTTCAGCAGTCAGTGTTTCGGCGGCAAAAAAGATATCGCCTTCGTTTTCCCGCTGTTCATCATCAGTGACCAGCACGCCGTGTCCCTGCCGCAGGGCTGCAACCGCTTTTTCCACTCTCTCCAGCGGTGTTCCAAACTTTTCTAACAAGTTCTGATTCAAAATAAGTACGCCTCCTAAACATTAGTTCGACCTATCAGAATCAGGGCAACAAGATAGACAGCCAGCAAAATCAAGCCACATAAATACTTTGACTCTAGATAAAAACACGCTCACTGCCCTATCCTCTTTCATCCGGACTGTACCGTCGGCACTGGTCTCTCACCAGTTCTGCTGACCTCTTCAATCAAAAGAGCGCTCGCGGGCTCCCCAGCCTGCTGGGATACCGCCGGTGGGGAATCGCACCCCGCCCTGAGAATAAGTCATCTATTTCAATATAACTGCTGTCGGAACATTTGTCAATTGCTGGTATGCTGGTTCAAGCAATTGCCGTTAAACATTAGACTTTTTAAACTTATTAAAATTATAACAAAAGGCTTAGCCTGGGACATACAACAAAATATGCTTCAAGCAGGCTTAAAACGGCTCATTCCAGGCATTGCCACTCTTTCGGCAGCGGCAATAACAAGGCTCTGACCGGCGCAGCTTCAGCGCCGATAATATTCAGCGGAGCGGCAACGAGCAAATAGCGTCCGGCCGGCGGCTCTTTCAGATTCAGCCCTTCTAACACCGGCAGCCCGGCGCCCAGCAATAAGCGATGGGCAGGATGACCGGGCTGATTACGTTCAATCCCCAGGGCATCAATTCCCGCGCCGGCTACGCCGCAATTAACCAAATATTCGGCTCCGCCGCCTGTCAAATAGATAAACTGCCCTTCCAGGATTTGTTCATAGGAATTCCGGGTTTTCAATAACACAAAATCACCGCCGGCAATAGGCCGAACAGCCAGATCGGCGGCTGTAATTTTCTCTGTCACCTGGCGTAAATCCAATACGCTGCATTTGTTCACCACACTGGTCAATGGTATTTTGTCGATGGTCCCGCCGCCGGGAAAGATATGCAGGGCGGCATCCAGATGAGTTCCTGTATGCAAATTCATTTCCAGTTTACTCTCATAGACCGGCCCGATGGTAAAATCACTGGCCACGCTAAGTACAGGCCGCTTGTCCGGTTTACCTTTGTAAACCGGCATATCGCAGGCAATTGGCAGGGAAATATCATATATTTTCATTGGCGCTCCCCTCTTTACTCAATCCCACCATTTCCGTCCATCCCGCCTGATCAGTTCGTCCGCCTGGGCCGGCCCCATGGAGCCTGCGGCGTAATTAGGAAAGCTTTGCAGTCGTCTGCCGGTAATCAGACGGTCGACAAACGCCCAGGAAGCTTCCACCTCATCCCAGCGTGAAAACAAGGTGGTGTCGCCGCGTAAAATATCGACAATCAACCGTTCATAGGCTTCGGGAGTATTACCATTACTGCTGGAAACATTGCCGGTGTCCATCCGCGCTGAAACAATTTCTTCTTTTGAGTTGAAATTTTTGGTGCTAAACTGGAAACAAACCCCCACTTCGGGCTGAATTTTAATCATCAATGCATTCGGCTGCTCCAGCGGTTGCTTGCGCAGATACAGCACCGGCGGTAAAGGCTTGAACTGGATGACAATTTTCGCCTCACTGCTGCCTAAACGTTTTCCGGTTCGAAGATAAAACGGGGTTCCTGACCATCGAAAATTTTGAATATACAGCTTCATCGCCACAAAAGTTTCCGTTACCGAATCTGCAGCTACCTTGTCTTCCTGCCGGTATGCCTTCACTTGCTGATCCTTGACCATCCCCTGGTCATATTGGCCGAAAATAACATTTTCAGCAACCATTGCCGGGGTAAATACCTCAAGCGCCTGGATGACTTTAAGCTTTTCGCTTCTGATTGCATCAGGCTGCAAACTTACCGGCGGGTCCATCGCAACCAGCGACAAGGTTTGCAAAATATGGTTTTGCACCATATCCCGCATTGCCCCCGCCGTTTCATAATAGCCGCCGCGGCTGCCAATACCGGCCTGCTCACTCAGTAAAATTTGAATATTGTCGATATATTTATTGCTCCAGACAGCCTCAAACACGGAATTGCAAAACCGCAGCACCATGATATTCTGAATCATTTCCTTGCCGAGATAATGATCAATCCGGTAGATATTGTTTTCACTAAATACCGCACTAAGTTTATCATTCAATCGGACGGCGCTCTGTAAATCTCTGCCAAAAGGTTTCTCAATAACCAGCCGTTTCCAGCCTCTGCACTCAGCCGGATCTTGCTGATCGCGCAGCCCCTGTACGATTGGTTCGAAATACTCAGGAGCAACAGCCAGATAAAAAATGCGGTTACCGGCGGTAGCATGGCGCCGGTCAATTCCCTCCAGAATGCTGTGCAGCCGGGCATAGCCTGCAACGTCAAGAAAGTCCAGGCGGACATAATGAATGAGCGGCTGAAATATCCGCCAGTTTTCAGCAGTTACTGCATTGCGTGAATAGGCAGTAATCGCCGTGAACACTTCGCTGCGGTATTGTTCCGTTGTCTTTTCCCTGCGGCCTGCCGCTACCACGGCAAAATGTTCCGGCAACAACCCGTCACACAGCAAATTGTATAAGGCCGGCAACAGTTTTCTGCGGGCCAGGTCACCGGTTCCGCCAAAAATAACCAGCAGGGCCGGTAAGTGTTGATTACTGCCTCGTTCAGCTTTCACCGATCACAAAACCTCCTTTCATTCTAAAGCAAAATAAGCTGCATCTGCTTTAGAATATGAAAGGAGGTGTAAAGGGTGAATTGTTATTCAGTTAATCAAATGCAAAGGCAATTGTTCCGAGTTTTTCACCACGGCGGAGCGCCTCCCGGATCTCCGACAATTGAAGATCCAGCTTTTCTAATCGCGCCAAGTTCGCCCGCTCCTGCCGCGATGTTGCAATGATCTTGCTGATCCCGCCGTTTTTGATCACCATACGGCGTTCGCCCATTAAGGCCAGGATGGGATCATGCGTGGCCATGAACACAATCTTTTGCTTTGCCGTCAGCAGTTGCAAAGCCTGCCGGCGATCTATTCCCGCATTTTCCAGTTCATCAATTAATACAATTGGGCAGACGCTCAAAAAAGCGGCGTCAGCAATCATTAACGCCCGGGACTGCCCGCCGCTTAAGGCGGTCACCGGCGTATCAGGCCGAAATTTTTCACCGGCCAGTTGATTGGCTATTTCCAGAACATTTGCCGTTACCGCTTCGAGATGCTCAACCATCCGGCTTTCGGCATGCATGTGCACAAATTCGGCCGCTGTCAGATCCATTACAAAGTTCATATTCTGTGAGATTTGGGCAACCAGTTTTTGTTCAACCGCAAACCGCCGCTTACTGTCCGGTTGCCGGCCATTAATCAATATCTGGCGGTTTGTTGGCGTATCCCGCTGGGCCAGCCACTCAATATCGGCCAGCAGCCGGCTCTTCCCTGAACCGGTTGGCCCTACAATACAAACAATTTCCCCCGCTTCAATGGTCAAAGCAAGGTTTTCTTCAACGCCATCCTTATCATGTCCGCCCAGAATGGTAATCGAAGTTACCGGCTCAGGCTGACGGCTGATTTCTTCCATTTTACCCATAAATTCGGTGAATTGCCGGATAAGCCCGGCGCGGCTGAGCCCCAGTTCCTCTAAGTAGTCCTCATCGAGCCTGGCGAATAAATCGGCCAGCACCAGCTCCGGCTGGGGCCGGACAGGCAGAAAGGCAAAAAAATCCTCGGCATACGGATAGGCGGCAAACATTTCAGCAACAGTCATCTTAAACAACCTGTTTTGGCCCATAGTTTATCCTCCCCACAGCACTGGTTAGCTTAGTCTCATCTTTTTCACATTGCCCATTTGAAAGTCATCGCCGATTTTGGTTTGCCCCAGACAATAGGAACAAGTGGCGGCAGGCATGGAAAACCGTAATTGCCAGCCGCTAAGGCTTTCAAGATTACCGGCCGGATACAGCAATCTGCTGGCTTCCAACGCCCCCTGGCCGGTGATGCCGTTCACATGCAGGATGGTACCGCCCGGATTGGCCTGGCGCACGCGAAAGGCAAAAACTTCCCGCTCGGCCTGGGACACAATATCCCCTTTGGTAATCACCACAATATCAGCCAGTTTAAGCATTGGGCCAATTTTTTGCGGAGTGTAAATACCGCTTAAATTATCTACAATGCACACTGCCGGCACTCCTTTAATGTGTGGCGAACAGCGATTGCACAATCCCGCGCTTTCACTGATCAGCAGATCAAATTGATTGCGGCGGCCCCAATCCAGGCAATCCTGGATATTGCTGATAAAAAAATGATCAGGACACAAATTGCCGGCTAAGCCAACCTGCGCCGGAATACCGCGGTTTTGATATAACTCCAGGTCTTTGGTAGATAAGCTGTCAAATTTGACGACTCCGACCTTGACCTTTTGTTGTTGCAAGGCCTCAACCACTTTCAAAATAACCGCCGTTTTACCGGCGGAAGGCGGTCCGGCCACCGTGACTAATTGCATTTCCGGCAACCTCCTTCCCGCTGGGCTGTAATAAACTTCTCATTTAATTCATCAATTAAATATTCAATATTGCAGCTTTTTATATAGTTCCAGCCCGTCCATTTGAATTTTGCCGCCGCGGGTAAATTTTTGCTGACAGGTGAATAAACAGCGGGAAAAAAAGCTTCATCACACAGGGCGGCAAACGCCGGTCCGGTAAGATAGTCGGCCAACTGCTGCAATTCGGCCAGTTTACCCGACTTAATCAGCAGTGATACCGGATAGGCCATTGCTCCATCCTCCGGCCAGATAATCTCAATATTG encodes:
- a CDS encoding cyclase family protein, with amino-acid sequence MKIYDISLPIACDMPVYKGKPDKRPVLSVASDFTIGPVYESKLEMNLHTGTHLDAALHIFPGGGTIDKIPLTSVVNKCSVLDLRQVTEKITAADLAVRPIAGGDFVLLKTRNSYEQILEGQFIYLTGGGAEYLVNCGVAGAGIDALGIERNQPGHPAHRLLLGAGLPVLEGLNLKEPPAGRYLLVAAPLNIIGAEAAPVRALLLPLPKEWQCLE
- the zwf gene encoding glucose-6-phosphate dehydrogenase codes for the protein MKAERGSNQHLPALLVIFGGTGDLARRKLLPALYNLLCDGLLPEHFAVVAAGRREKTTEQYRSEVFTAITAYSRNAVTAENWRIFQPLIHYVRLDFLDVAGYARLHSILEGIDRRHATAGNRIFYLAVAPEYFEPIVQGLRDQQDPAECRGWKRLVIEKPFGRDLQSAVRLNDKLSAVFSENNIYRIDHYLGKEMIQNIMVLRFCNSVFEAVWSNKYIDNIQILLSEQAGIGSRGGYYETAGAMRDMVQNHILQTLSLVAMDPPVSLQPDAIRSEKLKVIQALEVFTPAMVAENVIFGQYDQGMVKDQQVKAYRQEDKVAADSVTETFVAMKLYIQNFRWSGTPFYLRTGKRLGSSEAKIVIQFKPLPPVLYLRKQPLEQPNALMIKIQPEVGVCFQFSTKNFNSKEEIVSARMDTGNVSSSNGNTPEAYERLIVDILRGDTTLFSRWDEVEASWAFVDRLITGRRLQSFPNYAAGSMGPAQADELIRRDGRKWWD
- a CDS encoding GTP-binding protein; the protein is MQLVTVAGPPSAGKTAVILKVVEALQQQKVKVGVVKFDSLSTKDLELYQNRGIPAQVGLAGNLCPDHFFISNIQDCLDWGRRNQFDLLISESAGLCNRCSPHIKGVPAVCIVDNLSGIYTPQKIGPMLKLADIVVITKGDIVSQAEREVFAFRVRQANPGGTILHVNGITGQGALEASRLLYPAGNLESLSGWQLRFSMPAATCSYCLGQTKIGDDFQMGNVKKMRLS
- a CDS encoding ATP-binding cassette domain-containing protein, whose product is MGQNRLFKMTVAEMFAAYPYAEDFFAFLPVRPQPELVLADLFARLDEDYLEELGLSRAGLIRQFTEFMGKMEEISRQPEPVTSITILGGHDKDGVEENLALTIEAGEIVCIVGPTGSGKSRLLADIEWLAQRDTPTNRQILINGRQPDSKRRFAVEQKLVAQISQNMNFVMDLTAAEFVHMHAESRMVEHLEAVTANVLEIANQLAGEKFRPDTPVTALSGGQSRALMIADAAFLSVCPIVLIDELENAGIDRRQALQLLTAKQKIVFMATHDPILALMGERRMVIKNGGISKIIATSRQERANLARLEKLDLQLSEIREALRRGEKLGTIAFAFD
- the ribB gene encoding 3,4-dihydroxy-2-butanone-4-phosphate synthase, whose translation is MNQNLLEKFGTPLERVEKAVAALRQGHGVLVTDDEQRENEGDIFFAAETLTAEQMALLIRECSGIVCLCLPEDKVQVLELPPMVGDNTSSFQTPFTVSIEASSGVTTGVSAADRVATVKAAVADGAQPADLRRPGHVFPLQAKRGGVFERQGHTEANVDLMRLAGLKPYGVLCELTNPDGTMARLPQIVNFAEKNNMPVVTIDDIIEYRKAHGC